Genomic segment of Nitrospirota bacterium:
GCGGTCCTTTTACGCTTTCCAGCAGAAAGCTCCCCGGCCCGCCCACCGAGGGGTAAACGGAGGCGGGCGAGCTGTAGGGGATGTCCAGGGCAAGCGCCGGTACGGGCCCCTTGTGCGCGGCCTGGATGAATTCTTTCTTGCTCAGGGAGAGCCGGGCGGGCATGTTACCGTCACCGCGCCGTGAGGATCTCCACCGTGATGAGGTCCAGGGCCTTCAGGGAGTCGGTGTCGTGCAGGATGGAGCGGCCCATGACCAGGTAGTCCGCTCCCTCGCGGACGGCCTGCCGGGGCGTCATGGTCCGCTTCTGGTCGTCCGGGGGGCTCCAGGAAGGGCGGATGCCGGGGGTGACGATGAGGAAATCCTCTCCGCAGTGCTTTCGTATCATGGCGATTTCCTGGCCCGAGGCGATGACCCCGTCCAATCCCGCACTCCGGGCGAGGACGGCGAGGTTCTTCACATGCGTCCTCAGGCTGTGCTGCACACCCAGCTCCTCCTTGAGCATGGCGCTGTCCAGGCTGGTCAGCACGGTAACGCCCAGGATTTTCGGACGCTTGAGGTTCTCTTTGATGCAGAGCTCTTCCACGGCCTCCCGCGAGCGGCGCATGGCCTCGGAACCGGCCGACGCATGCACATTGAACATGTGCACGCCCAGGCGGGCGGCCGCCAGGGCCGCTTGGGAGACGGTGTTGGGGATGTCGTGGAACTTGAGGTCGAGAAAGACTTTTTTCCCCCGGCCCTGGATGTCCCGCACAACGGAAGGCCCGGCCGAGCAGAAAAGCTCGAGGCCCACCTTGAAGATGTCTATCCGTTCACTGAAGGTGTCGACCACCTCCAGGGCTCGGGCGGGGTCGTTGACGTCCAGGGCGAGGATGATCCTCTCTGCGCTCACGCCTCACGTCCTCGGCGGAGTTATGTCCCGCTGGGCCTGATATTTGCCCGAGCGGTCCCCGTAGGAGACGGCACAGACCTCCTCGGCCCCCAGGAACACCAGTTGGGCGATTCCCTCGCCGGCATGGAGCCGGGAGGGGAGGGGAGAGGTATTGGATACGGAGATGGTCACGTAGCCCTCCCACTCCGGCTCAAGGGGAGTCACGTTGACCAGGACCCCGCAGCGGGCGTAGGTGGACTTGCCGAAACACAGGACAAGGACGTCCCGGGGTATCCGGAAATATTCCAGCGACCGGGCCAGGACGAAGGAGTTGGCCGGGACGACGCAAGCCTCCTCGGTGACATGCGTGAAGTGCGCGGACTGGAAGTCCTTGGGGTCCATGATTCCCCCCGAGGGGGGCGGGCTGAAGACCCTGAACTCGTTGGCAAGCCTCATGTCGTAGCCGTAGGAGCTGAGCCCGGAGGATATCGTCCCGGGGCGCTTCGGGCCCTCGTCGAAGGGCTCGATCATGCCCCGGGCCGCCATTTTCCTTATCCACGAGTCGCTTTTGGGCATTGGAAAGGTTACCACAGGGCAGCGGAATCTCACAAGAGCGCCGCCATTTTCTCGTTGCTCTTGACAGGGGATTTCAGTACAATATGAGTAACTAAGGGCTGGCAAGGTTGCCTGCCCTGCTCGTGAAAGAGGAGAAAATTTGTTCCATCTACTTGAATCTTTAGGGAGCTGCTGTAGGGGGTACGGTGTGCATGTCTTCCCTCCGGGAAGAAAGCCTGAAGTCTCCTTCGGGGCACCCACCTGTAGGAAAGCGGGTTCAAGTTTATCCCTTCACGGCAGGGCGGGCGTTCTTAAAAGGGTTCAATGGCCGTATCATCGCGAGACATATGCATATAGTTGCGGCGGAGAGGCCCAACGGCGCTCTCCGGCTTGTTCTGTAAACCCGCCATATACCCTTTCCCGGGCACTATCGTCTAGTTCCCGCCCTGTCCCTGTCCGCCCTTAGACGTTCTTTGCAGGAGGGACAGCCCAATGGAGGCGAAATATTTCGTGTTCGCCATCGGCTTCGGACTTCTGTTCGGGGCCATTCTGGTCGTGGCGTATTCTTTCTACCTGAAGGCGAAGTGGGGCGACCTGGAGAAGCGCAAAGAGGGCATCGTCAAGGACGCCGAGCGGTCGGCCGAAGCCATCAGGAAGGAGGCCACCATCGAGGCCAAGGACATCGTCTACCAGGCGAAGTCCGAGGCGGAGACGGACCTCAGGGAGCGGCGCAACGAGCTCGCCCAGCTCGAGAAGCGGCTGAGGAACAGGGAAGAGGCCCTGGAGAAGAAGCTCGAACAGACGGAGAGGAAGGACGGCGAGCTCGCCAAGCGCGAGAAGGAGTACGACCTCAGGGAAAAAAGCCTTCAGGAGAAAGAGGGACGGTACAGCCGGCTCGTGCAGGAGCAGGCGGCCGTCCTTGAGAGGCTTTCCGGCCTGGGCAAGGAGGAGGCGCGCCAGGAGCTTTTCAGGCGGGTGGAGGAGGAGGCCCGCTTCGAGGCTGCCAAGCTGGCCAAGAGGATAGAGGAAGAGTCACGGGAGGCGGCCGAGAAGAAGGCAAAGGAAATCATCAGCGTCTGCATCCAACGCTATGCCAGCGAGCACGTGGCCGACTCCTCGGTCTCCACGGTGAGCCTGCCCAGCGACGAGCTCAAGGGCCGCATAATCGGCAGGGAGGGGCGGAACATCAGGGCCCTGGAGGCGGCCACCGGGGTGGACCTCATTGTGGACGACACCCCCGAGGTCGTGACCCTCTCGGCCTTCGACCCGGTCAGGCGCGAGGTCGCCCGCATTTCCCTCCAGAAGCTCGTCTCCGACGGGCGCATTCACCCCGCGCGGATAGAGGAAGTGGTGGATAAGGCCCGCAAGGAGGTGGAGACCGCCATTCTGGAGGAGGGGGAGAGGGCCGCCTTCGACCTGGGACTCTCGGGGATTCACCCCGAGCTCATAAAGCTCCTCGGGAGGCTCAGGTACAGGTTCTCTTATGGGCAGAACGTCCTTCAGCACTCAAGGGAAGTAGCCTACCTGGCGGGGATGCTGGCGGCCGAGCTGGGGGTTGACGAGAAATTCGCCAAGCGGGCCGGGCTCCTGCATGACATCGGTAAGGCCGTGGACCACGAAATAGAAGGCTCCCACCATGAGATAGGCGGACGGTTGGCCAAGAGGTACGGCGAGAAGGATGCCGTTGTAAACGCCATCGAGGTGCATCACGGCGACGGGGAGGCCGCAAGCGTGGAGGCGGCCCTGGTGGCGGCGGCCGACGCCCTTTCGGCGGCGCGCCCCGGCGTGAGGCGGGAGAGCATAGAGAACTACATCAAGCGCCTGGAGAAGTTGGAGAAGATGGCCATGTCCTACGAGGGCGTGGAGAAGTGCTATGCCATCCAGGCCGGGCGGGAGCTGAGGCTCATCGTCAAGCCCGAGAGCGTGGCCGACGAGAGCGCCTGGACCATCGCCAGGGAGCTGTCCAAGCAGATAGAGCAGGAGATGACCTACCCCGGGCAGATAAAAGTGACCGTCATCAGGGAGTCCCGCTTTGTGGAGTTCGCCAAGTAACTCCCTTCTCCCGGGGCGGCCATGAGGGTCCTTTTCGTGGGCGACGTGGTGGGCAAGCCCGGCAGGGTGGCCATGAAGGCCCTTCTGCCCAGGCTCCGCGAGCGCTACAAGCTCGATATGGTGATGGTCAACGGCGAGAACGCCGCCGGGGGGTTCGGCCTGACCGCGAGCGTGGGGGATGAGCTCCTCAAAATGGCGGACGTTATCACCACCGGAAACCACGTCTGGGACAAGAAGGAAGCCCTCCAGTACCTGGACCGGGAGCCCCGCATCATCCGGCCCCTCAACTACCCTCCCCGCGCGCCCGGAAGCGGCGTATGCCTGCACGCGGCGGGCTCCGAGAAGGTGGCCGTCCTGAACGCCGAGGGCAGGGTCTTCATGCCCAACCTGGACTGTCCCTTCAGGGGGCTCGATGCCGCCCTGGAGGCGCTGCCCGAGGGCCTCTCGGCAATCATCGTGGATTTCCACGCGGAGGCCACCTCGGAGAAGATAGCCATGGGCTATTACCTGGACGGGCGGGTGACGGCGGTGGTGGGCACCCACACCCACGTGCAGACGGCTGACGAGAAGATTCTTCCCGGGGGGACCGCCTACGTGACGGACGTGGGCATGACCGGGCCCATCGAGTCCGTTATCGGGGTCGAGAAGGAGCAGATTCTGGAGCGCTTCCTCACGGGCATGCCCGTTCGATTCGAGGTGGCCAGGGGGGCTGTGCTGTTCTCGGCCGTGGTCATCGAGACGGAGCCGGGCTCCCTCAGTGCCCGGGCAATTCAGCGTCTACAGCTCACCTATCCGTAGTGCCGTGCGGCGGGGTCCCCCTGCAAGCACTCAGGGGGCGGGAAAACTCCGCCATCCCCCGGCTTGACCAGGGAATCCACAGGCCTTCCTGGATGCCGTTCTGGACCGGATTGCCGACCAAGGCGCTGCCCTGGAGGCATGTCCGACCTGTTTGGGAGCCGAAGAGGGAGCCTGTAAAAGGCCGTACTATCAATGACTTACTTTGCTCGAAGGGCAGGCCAAGGGAGAAGACCCACAAGGAGAGAAAGGGCTTCCCCCGGCAGGGGGGAAGCCCGGGTCTGTCAGCCTTGCGTTTCGAGCTTCGCTTGGAGGTTTTTCACTATGTCCTCTTCTCCCTTCAAAGGTGGCTTGAAAACATGGCTTTCCGTCTTATAAATCT
This window contains:
- the pyrF gene encoding orotidine-5'-phosphate decarboxylase — its product is MSAERIILALDVNDPARALEVVDTFSERIDIFKVGLELFCSAGPSVVRDIQGRGKKVFLDLKFHDIPNTVSQAALAAARLGVHMFNVHASAGSEAMRRSREAVEELCIKENLKRPKILGVTVLTSLDSAMLKEELGVQHSLRTHVKNLAVLARSAGLDGVIASGQEIAMIRKHCGEDFLIVTPGIRPSWSPPDDQKRTMTPRQAVREGADYLVMGRSILHDTDSLKALDLITVEILTAR
- the dcd gene encoding dCTP deaminase, with amino-acid sequence MAARGMIEPFDEGPKRPGTISSGLSSYGYDMRLANEFRVFSPPPSGGIMDPKDFQSAHFTHVTEEACVVPANSFVLARSLEYFRIPRDVLVLCFGKSTYARCGVLVNVTPLEPEWEGYVTISVSNTSPLPSRLHAGEGIAQLVFLGAEEVCAVSYGDRSGKYQAQRDITPPRT
- the rny gene encoding ribonuclease Y, whose protein sequence is MEAKYFVFAIGFGLLFGAILVVAYSFYLKAKWGDLEKRKEGIVKDAERSAEAIRKEATIEAKDIVYQAKSEAETDLRERRNELAQLEKRLRNREEALEKKLEQTERKDGELAKREKEYDLREKSLQEKEGRYSRLVQEQAAVLERLSGLGKEEARQELFRRVEEEARFEAAKLAKRIEEESREAAEKKAKEIISVCIQRYASEHVADSSVSTVSLPSDELKGRIIGREGRNIRALEAATGVDLIVDDTPEVVTLSAFDPVRREVARISLQKLVSDGRIHPARIEEVVDKARKEVETAILEEGERAAFDLGLSGIHPELIKLLGRLRYRFSYGQNVLQHSREVAYLAGMLAAELGVDEKFAKRAGLLHDIGKAVDHEIEGSHHEIGGRLAKRYGEKDAVVNAIEVHHGDGEAASVEAALVAAADALSAARPGVRRESIENYIKRLEKLEKMAMSYEGVEKCYAIQAGRELRLIVKPESVADESAWTIARELSKQIEQEMTYPGQIKVTVIRESRFVEFAK
- a CDS encoding TIGR00282 family metallophosphoesterase yields the protein MRVLFVGDVVGKPGRVAMKALLPRLRERYKLDMVMVNGENAAGGFGLTASVGDELLKMADVITTGNHVWDKKEALQYLDREPRIIRPLNYPPRAPGSGVCLHAAGSEKVAVLNAEGRVFMPNLDCPFRGLDAALEALPEGLSAIIVDFHAEATSEKIAMGYYLDGRVTAVVGTHTHVQTADEKILPGGTAYVTDVGMTGPIESVIGVEKEQILERFLTGMPVRFEVARGAVLFSAVVIETEPGSLSARAIQRLQLTYP